The Phoenix dactylifera cultivar Barhee BC4 chromosome 17, palm_55x_up_171113_PBpolish2nd_filt_p, whole genome shotgun sequence genome contains a region encoding:
- the LOC103696474 gene encoding caffeoylshikimate esterase, whose product MVHPVAEADERSPFGQLTASEFYARHSVSHGSSSFVNPRGLRIFTQWWAPVPPAEVVGTIGVVHGFTGESSWLVQLTAVYFAKAGFAVGALDHQGHGFSDGLVAHIPDIEPVVDDCVAFFDAFRARYPPELPCFLYAESLGGAIALLIHLRERKRAQDQNEGGVPLHDECQSFRDWDGLVLNGAMCGISPKFKPPWPLEHLLWVAAALVPTWRVAVTRGSIPDVSFKVEWKRRLALASPRRPVARPRAATALELLRVCREVQGRYEEVALPMLIVHGGDDVVCDPACVQELYRRAGSKDKTLRIYPGMWHQLVGEPDENVELVFGVILDWLKARALRAASQPQQERVEGQAAAF is encoded by the coding sequence ATGGTTCACCCGGTGGCCGAGGCCGACGAGCGGAGCCCTTTCGGCCAGCTGACAGCGTCGGAGTTCTACGCGCGGCACTCCGTCTCCCACGGCTCCTCGTCCTTCGTCAACCCCCGGGGCCTCCGCATCTTCACCCAGTGGTGGGCCCCGGTCCCCCCAGCCGAGGTCGTCGGCACCATCGGCGTCGTCCACGGCTTCACCGGGGAGTCCAGCTGGCTCGTCCAGCTCACCGCCGTCTACTTCGCCAAGGCGGGCTTCGCGGTGGGCGCCCTCGACCACCAGGGCCACGGCTTCTCCGACGGCCTCGTCGCCCACATCCCGGACATCGAGCCCGTCGTGGACGATTGCGTCGCCTTCTTCGACGCCTTCCGCGCCCGCTACCCGCCGGAGCTGCCGTGTTTCCTCTACGCGGAGTCGCTGGGCGGGGCGATCGCGCTGCTCATCCACCTCCGGGAGCGGAAGAGGGCTCAAGATCAAAACGAGGGCGGCGTCCCCCTCCATGATGAGTGCCAGAGCTTTCGGGATTGGGACGGGTTGGTCCTCAACGGGGCCATGTGCGGCATTAGCCCCAAGTTCAAGCCCCCCTGGCCCCTGGAGCACTTGCTGTGGGTTGCCGCCGCCCTGGTGCCCACGTGGCGGGTGGCCGTCACCCGGGGCTCCATCCCGGACGTCTCCTTTAAGGTGGAGTGGAAGCGCCGGCTGGCGCTGGCGAGCCCCCGCCGGCCGGTGGCGCGGCCCCGGGCGGCGACGGCGCTGGAACTGCTGCGGGTTTGCCGGGAGGTGCAGGGGCGCTACGAGGAGGTGGCGCTGCCAATGTTGATCGTGCACGGCGGGGACGACGTCGTGTGCGACCCGGCTTGTGTGCAGGAGCTTTACCGCCGGGCGGGCAGCAAGGACAAGACCCTCCGCATCTACCCCGGGATGTGGCACCAGCTGGTCGGCGAGCCTGACGAGAACGTCGAGCTCGTCTTCGGCGTGATCCTCGACTGGCTCAAGGCCCGAGCGCTGCGGGCTGCCTCCCAACCCCAGCAGGAGCGTGTTGAAGGCCAAGCTGCTGCATTCTAA